Proteins from a genomic interval of Brachybacterium vulturis:
- a CDS encoding error-prone DNA polymerase, protein MARWFLGPPAWKDLEAILSDRPAEVVSPPVIVEHTGQATDDTYRPARTIDYAELHAHSHFSFLDGASSPEDMVTQAARLGLGAITLVDHDGLPGAVRFAKAAGEAGIATVFGAELTLGLEPGAEAASATPIVSAPRTGIPDPAGEHLLVLVRDTAGYRQLSAAIARAHLDSGQKAAPRYRLAELSRLAREGHWLILTGCRKGAVTRAAAGHLESGDLEAAARAAAGAITRLVELFGTGNVAVELVAGGGGEADELHDALAQGARLVREDHGLDTISLPLVATTNAHYAHPSDKRLADTHAALRAGVPLARADPHLSSRPAHLRSGEEMAQLLPRYPGAIAQAARLGRDCALDLRLLAPDLPPFPVPSGHDEAGWLVELVEIEGRERYGPRPTAERPEQIPGAWAQIDHELQVIIDLHFPGYFLIVHEIVDFCAGEGILAQGRGSAANSAVCYALGITAVEPVGHHLLFERFLAPERDGPPDIDIDIASDRREEVIQHVYDRYGRENAAQVANVITYRAKLAVRDAARALGYDPGAQDAFAKRIERSFSSLADADVPGDVVALAHQLRDAPRHLGIHSGGMVLADRPVIEVCPVQWAAMENRSVLQWDKDDCADAGLVKFDLLGLGMLTALDHALTIIAEHHGQHFELRTLPQEDPAVYDMLCAGDSVGVFQVESRAQISTLPRLRPRVFYDLVVEVALIRPGPIQGGSVHPYIRRRNKEEAVTFLHPRLEKSLGRTLGIPLFQEQLMQMVVDVADFTPAQADQLRRAMGSKRSTQKMLELSDALFAGMARHGIVGEDAEAVHRKLLAFANYGFPESHAYSFAYLVYASSYLKCHYPAAFTAALLRSQPMGFYSPQSLVSDARRHGVLTRGPDVLRSRARTDLETDEDHHGYQVDPPREQVQGEAAARGPAIRLGLDQVRGISTKTAEEIVEERQRGGAFASVPDLARRVRLTARQLEALATAGALDALASTRRQALWAAGAAAQESPGTLAHLAVGAQAPMLPGMSEAELATADAWATGITLDEHPMALVRAQLAADGVLSIAGTREVEDSTRIRVAGVITHRQRPATAGNVTFLSLEDETGILNVVCSQGFWVRHRALLRTARAIVLRGIVENRSGAVNLVADEVAPLDLAAAGRSRDFQ, encoded by the coding sequence ATGGCCCGCTGGTTCCTGGGCCCACCCGCCTGGAAGGACCTCGAGGCGATCCTCTCGGACCGTCCCGCCGAGGTGGTCTCCCCGCCGGTCATCGTCGAGCACACCGGTCAGGCCACCGATGACACCTACCGGCCCGCCCGCACCATCGACTATGCGGAGCTGCACGCCCACTCCCATTTCAGCTTCCTCGACGGCGCCTCGAGCCCCGAGGACATGGTCACCCAGGCCGCCCGGCTGGGGCTGGGGGCGATCACCCTGGTCGACCACGACGGACTGCCCGGGGCGGTGCGCTTCGCCAAGGCCGCCGGGGAGGCGGGGATCGCCACCGTGTTCGGGGCGGAGCTCACCCTGGGCCTCGAGCCCGGGGCGGAGGCCGCGAGCGCCACCCCGATCGTCTCCGCGCCCCGTACCGGCATCCCGGACCCGGCGGGGGAGCACCTGCTGGTGCTGGTGCGGGACACGGCCGGCTACCGGCAGCTCTCGGCCGCGATCGCCCGTGCCCACCTCGACAGCGGGCAGAAGGCCGCCCCGCGCTACCGGCTGGCGGAGCTGTCGCGCCTGGCCCGGGAGGGGCATTGGCTGATCCTCACCGGCTGCCGGAAGGGAGCGGTGACCCGGGCCGCGGCCGGGCACCTGGAGAGCGGGGACCTGGAGGCGGCGGCCCGCGCGGCGGCAGGCGCCATCACCCGCCTGGTGGAGCTGTTCGGCACCGGGAACGTCGCCGTGGAGCTGGTCGCCGGCGGCGGGGGAGAGGCGGACGAGCTGCACGACGCCCTCGCCCAGGGTGCGCGCCTGGTGCGGGAGGACCACGGCCTCGATACGATCTCGCTGCCGCTGGTGGCCACCACCAACGCCCACTACGCCCACCCCTCCGACAAGCGCCTGGCGGACACCCACGCCGCCCTGCGGGCCGGGGTGCCGCTGGCCCGGGCCGACCCCCACCTCTCCTCCCGCCCCGCCCACCTGCGCAGCGGCGAGGAGATGGCCCAGCTGCTGCCCCGCTACCCGGGCGCCATCGCGCAGGCGGCGCGGCTGGGCCGGGACTGCGCGCTGGACCTGCGGCTGCTGGCCCCGGACCTGCCGCCCTTCCCGGTGCCCTCCGGGCACGACGAGGCCGGCTGGCTGGTGGAGCTGGTGGAGATCGAGGGCCGCGAGCGCTACGGCCCCCGGCCGACGGCGGAGCGTCCCGAGCAGATCCCCGGCGCCTGGGCGCAGATCGACCACGAGCTGCAGGTCATCATCGATCTGCACTTCCCCGGCTACTTCCTCATCGTCCACGAGATCGTCGACTTCTGCGCCGGGGAGGGGATCCTCGCCCAGGGGCGCGGCTCGGCCGCGAACAGCGCCGTCTGCTACGCACTGGGGATCACCGCGGTCGAACCCGTCGGCCACCACCTGCTGTTCGAACGCTTCCTGGCCCCGGAGCGGGACGGACCGCCGGACATCGACATCGACATCGCCTCCGACCGCCGCGAGGAGGTGATCCAGCACGTCTACGACCGCTACGGCCGGGAGAACGCCGCCCAGGTCGCCAACGTCATCACCTACCGGGCGAAGCTCGCGGTGCGCGACGCGGCGCGGGCGCTGGGCTACGACCCCGGCGCGCAGGACGCCTTCGCCAAGCGGATCGAGCGCTCCTTCTCCTCGCTCGCCGACGCCGACGTGCCGGGCGACGTCGTGGCCCTCGCCCATCAGCTGCGGGATGCACCGCGCCACCTCGGCATCCACTCCGGCGGGATGGTGCTCGCGGACCGCCCGGTGATCGAGGTGTGCCCGGTGCAGTGGGCCGCGATGGAGAACCGCTCCGTGCTGCAGTGGGACAAGGACGACTGCGCCGATGCGGGCCTGGTGAAGTTCGATCTGCTGGGGCTGGGGATGCTCACGGCGCTGGACCATGCACTGACGATCATCGCCGAGCATCACGGACAGCACTTCGAGCTGCGCACCCTGCCCCAGGAGGACCCCGCGGTCTACGACATGCTGTGCGCGGGGGACAGCGTGGGGGTGTTCCAGGTGGAGTCCCGCGCGCAGATCTCCACCCTGCCCCGGCTGCGGCCGCGGGTGTTCTACGACCTGGTGGTGGAGGTGGCGCTGATCCGTCCCGGCCCCATCCAGGGCGGCTCCGTGCACCCCTACATCCGGCGCCGGAACAAGGAGGAGGCGGTCACCTTCCTCCACCCGCGGCTGGAGAAGTCGCTGGGCCGCACGCTCGGGATCCCGCTGTTCCAGGAGCAGCTGATGCAGATGGTGGTCGACGTCGCCGATTTCACCCCCGCCCAGGCCGATCAGCTGCGGCGGGCGATGGGCTCCAAGCGCTCCACCCAGAAGATGCTCGAGCTCTCCGACGCCCTGTTCGCGGGGATGGCCAGGCACGGCATCGTGGGGGAGGACGCCGAGGCGGTCCACCGCAAGCTGCTCGCCTTCGCCAACTACGGCTTCCCCGAGTCCCACGCCTACTCCTTCGCGTACCTGGTCTACGCGAGCTCGTACCTGAAGTGCCACTACCCGGCCGCGTTCACCGCGGCGCTGCTGCGCTCCCAGCCGATGGGCTTCTACTCCCCGCAGTCGCTGGTCTCCGATGCCCGCCGTCATGGCGTGCTCACCCGCGGCCCGGACGTGCTCAGGAGCCGGGCCCGCACGGACCTGGAGACCGACGAGGACCATCACGGATACCAGGTGGATCCGCCGCGGGAGCAGGTCCAGGGAGAGGCTGCGGCGCGCGGCCCGGCGATCCGGCTGGGCCTGGACCAGGTGCGGGGGATCAGCACCAAGACCGCCGAGGAGATCGTGGAGGAGCGGCAGCGCGGCGGGGCGTTCGCCTCCGTCCCGGACCTCGCCCGCCGGGTGCGGCTGACCGCGCGCCAGCTCGAGGCGCTGGCCACCGCCGGGGCGCTGGACGCGCTGGCGAGCACGCGCCGGCAGGCGCTGTGGGCCGCGGGCGCCGCCGCCCAGGAGTCCCCGGGCACCCTGGCGCACCTCGCGGTCGGCGCGCAGGCGCCGATGCTGCCGGGGATGAGCGAGGCGGAGCTCGCCACCGCCGACGCCTGGGCCACCGGCATCACCCTGGACGAGCACCCGATGGCGCTGGTGCGGGCGCAGCTGGCGGCCGACGGGGTGCTCTCGATCGCCGGCACCCGGGAGGTGGAGGACTCCACCCGGATCCGGGTGGCCGGGGTGATCACCCACCGCCAGCGCCCGGCCACCGCCGGGAACGTCACCTTCCTCAGCCTCGAGGACGAGACCGGGATCCTCAACGTCGTCTGCTCCCAGGGTTTCTGGGTGCGGCACCGGGCCCTGCTGCGCACCGCCCGGGCGATCGTGCTGCGCGGCATCGTGGAGAACCGCAGCGGAGCGGTGAACCTGGTCGCCGACGAGGTGGCGCCCCTGGACCTGGCCGCGGCGGGCCGGTCCAGGGACTTCCAGTGA
- a CDS encoding YhgE/Pip domain-containing protein, with protein sequence MNRLSHPRTLLVVLVLPLLVVGLGMWALSGRVDRLDTVPAAVVNLDTGAEIENADGEVQSVPFGRLLAGALTQPGTVEGQEIPETTGFDWQLTNLEDAEQGLADGDYSALVVIPEDFSKHLATIGTPEASQAILEVTTNDASGQINTLVGTAVAEASASTMGGQMAEQYLNGLYLGFNDIQEGLSDSADGARELADGSSELDDGAQELADGTRTLAEGTDDAADGARTFSDGVWTFADGSWQLADGSRTLADGLDDLATGAEDLARGAHGLQDGMHGTDGQPGLLDGARQLAAGVEGDGTAQNPGLVAGADQLATGLEQFAGGIARTDAAVSGDGTAENPGLVPTAQRVAGGAAELGQGAQQAADGLAGTPDQPGLAQAAEGVVAYSTSAGDIATGMDELVDGAGTAEEPGMTALSGSMEQSACALAERYPEDDQAQLLCGQAGGMVQYVAGVDEAASGLDTVVSGDGTAQNPGLTATAQGVGQGATDAAAGVQQLADGLNGTDQQPGLVQGTQGLVTYAEGIETAFTGDGTGENPGLTASAQQLATGARSSADGAGQLVNGVTGLQEGLVQYAEGVDQLAVGADQLAEGARASADGAGGLAEGTGELAEGADALGTGADQLADGTEELAEGTGDLADGTDDLAEGTDQLAEGSDDLAEGLREGADSVPTYSETERARMGEMAAAPVGTEAEQWNEAEGADTATFPFVTGLALWLGAFGTFLLLPALRRRLLDRALPMWQVVLRSLAPALVIAVVQSVAVLAVLTAIGIAPVSPLTVGVVTLAGAVMFAALHQGLLTVLGARIGRISSIVLMVLQVVTLVGILPVETAPELLQSLSSLMPLSIVTQGLVHAALGGTLVSTTSTLLAILAWTAVSLAATLVASRRARLADRSAHVGARPVPALA encoded by the coding sequence ATGAACCGCCTGTCGCATCCCCGCACCCTCCTCGTCGTCCTGGTGCTGCCGCTGCTGGTGGTCGGGCTCGGCATGTGGGCCCTCAGCGGCCGGGTGGACCGCCTGGACACCGTGCCCGCAGCCGTGGTGAACCTGGATACGGGTGCCGAGATCGAGAACGCCGACGGCGAGGTCCAGTCCGTGCCCTTCGGCCGGCTGCTGGCCGGCGCGCTCACCCAGCCCGGCACCGTCGAGGGGCAGGAGATCCCGGAGACCACCGGCTTCGACTGGCAGCTGACCAACCTGGAGGACGCCGAGCAGGGCCTGGCGGACGGCGACTACTCCGCCCTCGTGGTGATCCCGGAGGACTTCTCGAAGCACCTGGCCACCATTGGCACCCCGGAGGCATCCCAGGCGATCCTCGAGGTCACCACCAACGACGCCAGCGGCCAGATCAACACCCTGGTGGGCACCGCGGTCGCCGAGGCCTCCGCCTCCACCATGGGCGGGCAGATGGCCGAGCAGTACCTCAACGGCCTCTACCTCGGCTTCAACGACATCCAGGAGGGTCTCTCCGACTCCGCGGACGGCGCCCGGGAGCTCGCCGACGGCAGCTCGGAGCTCGACGACGGCGCCCAGGAGCTGGCCGACGGCACCCGCACCCTCGCCGAGGGCACCGACGACGCGGCCGACGGAGCGCGGACGTTCTCCGACGGGGTGTGGACCTTCGCCGACGGCAGCTGGCAGCTGGCCGACGGATCCCGCACGCTCGCCGACGGCCTCGACGACCTGGCCACCGGCGCGGAGGACCTCGCGCGCGGCGCCCACGGTCTCCAGGACGGCATGCACGGCACCGACGGGCAGCCGGGTCTGCTCGACGGCGCCCGGCAGCTGGCCGCGGGTGTCGAGGGTGACGGCACCGCCCAGAATCCGGGCCTGGTCGCCGGCGCTGATCAGCTCGCCACCGGCCTCGAGCAGTTCGCGGGCGGGATCGCCCGGACCGACGCCGCCGTCTCCGGTGACGGCACCGCCGAGAACCCCGGCCTGGTCCCCACCGCACAGCGGGTCGCAGGCGGCGCCGCCGAGCTCGGCCAGGGCGCGCAGCAGGCCGCCGACGGACTGGCCGGCACCCCCGACCAGCCCGGCCTCGCCCAGGCCGCCGAGGGCGTGGTCGCCTACAGCACGTCCGCCGGGGACATCGCCACCGGGATGGACGAGCTCGTCGACGGTGCAGGCACCGCGGAGGAGCCCGGCATGACCGCGCTGTCCGGGAGCATGGAGCAGTCCGCCTGCGCGCTCGCCGAGCGATACCCCGAGGACGACCAGGCACAGCTGCTGTGCGGCCAGGCCGGCGGGATGGTCCAGTACGTCGCCGGTGTGGACGAGGCCGCCTCCGGCCTGGACACGGTCGTCAGCGGCGACGGCACCGCCCAGAACCCCGGGCTGACCGCCACCGCGCAGGGCGTGGGACAGGGCGCGACCGATGCCGCGGCCGGCGTCCAGCAGCTCGCCGACGGGCTCAACGGCACCGACCAGCAGCCCGGCCTGGTCCAGGGCACCCAGGGTCTGGTCACCTACGCCGAAGGCATCGAGACCGCCTTCACCGGAGACGGCACCGGCGAGAATCCCGGCCTCACCGCCTCCGCCCAGCAGCTCGCCACCGGTGCCCGCAGCAGCGCTGACGGTGCCGGGCAGCTGGTGAACGGGGTGACAGGTCTGCAGGAGGGCCTGGTGCAGTACGCCGAGGGCGTGGATCAGCTCGCCGTGGGCGCCGACCAGCTGGCTGAGGGAGCCCGCGCCAGTGCCGACGGGGCAGGAGGCCTCGCCGAGGGCACCGGTGAGCTGGCCGAGGGGGCGGACGCTCTCGGCACCGGCGCGGATCAGCTGGCCGACGGGACCGAGGAGCTGGCCGAGGGCACCGGAGACCTGGCCGACGGCACCGATGACCTCGCCGAGGGCACCGACCAGCTCGCCGAGGGCAGCGATGACCTGGCCGAGGGGCTGCGCGAGGGTGCGGACTCCGTGCCGACCTACTCCGAGACGGAGCGCGCCCGGATGGGCGAGATGGCCGCCGCGCCCGTCGGCACCGAGGCGGAACAGTGGAACGAGGCCGAGGGTGCGGACACCGCCACCTTCCCCTTCGTCACCGGGCTCGCGCTGTGGCTGGGCGCCTTCGGCACCTTCCTGCTGCTGCCGGCCCTGCGCCGCCGGCTGCTGGACCGGGCGCTGCCGATGTGGCAGGTGGTGCTGCGCTCGCTGGCCCCCGCGCTGGTGATCGCCGTGGTGCAGTCCGTCGCGGTGCTGGCGGTGCTGACCGCCATCGGCATCGCGCCGGTCTCCCCGCTCACCGTGGGCGTGGTGACCCTGGCCGGTGCGGTGATGTTCGCGGCCCTGCACCAGGGCCTGCTGACGGTGCTCGGCGCACGCATCGGCCGGATCTCCTCGATCGTGCTGATGGTGCTGCAGGTGGTGACGCTGGTGGGGATCCTGCCGGTGGAGACCGCGCCGGAGCTGCTGCAGTCGCTCAGCTCCCTGATGCCGCTGTCGATCGTGACCCAGGGCCTGGTGCATGCCGCGCTCGGCGGGACGCTGGTGAGCACCACCAGCACCCTGCTGGCGATCCTCGCCTGGACAGCGGTCTCGCTGGCGGCGACGCTGGTGGCCTCGCGCCGGGCGCGGCTGGCCGATCGCTCCGCGCACGTGGGCGCCCGGCCGGTGCCGGCGCTGGCCTGA
- a CDS encoding MMPL family transporter, which yields MSSSLYRLGLLMASLRWKIVGGWVLLLVIVGGLAAGLGGTFTSDIEIPGTEGQRGIDALANRFPEMGGTAGQVVFVTEDGSPVDEHQDQIDALMSDIGEVEHVSVAPSPFDDLSPGTLSEDGTALIAQFQMDFPTGVYPEASVEEISRLVEEADTAALDANLGGQVLHSSEIPFGIGEIAGVIVALLILAIVFRSLVPAVIPIITAIVGVGVSMLALVALSAGVDIPSVTTALGAMLGLAVGIDYALFILSRHRDQLSQGDDVRDSIGKALATSGSAVIFAGMTVIVALVGLFITGIPFLTVMGVAAAATVALSVVVALTMLPALLGIFGERLRPRRIRRRMQENGGALPAPDPQAAPRRSLRRSWVRLVTKVPALTILVVIVGVGALALPIKDLELALPDLGTEPRGTAARDTYDLVAEEFGPGYNGPLLVTADIINTTDPLGVVDELESDVAALENVKEIQLATPNQGADMAVVVVIPEGGPTDQSTKDLVAELRDRADGWEQELSISDVTVTGATAVGIDVTDKLSSALLPFALFVVGLSLILLALVFRSIWVPLKASVGYLFSVAAAFGVTAMVFEYGWFNGPLFVHVNGPVVSFMPIMVMGVLFGLAMDYEVFLVSRMREEFVHTGDARGAIERGFTANAPVVTAAALIMVSVFAGFVTSGWFMLQPIAVALAVGVLVDAFVVRMTFVPAVLALLDRHAWWLPGWLSRALPTVDVEGEGLAAVLEHRRWTQEHGQHALRLEDTVAPLLGAPGTLGPLTGAIAPGTLLVVRAPDDAARGTFLALAAGRHRPRSGILAVHDRLAPDDVAAIQGRTHWIGAGEQVSERLAGLSEHGLDRTVVVIEQIGDLAHAAASDDMLIARLDALLEAGATVIVGSRKDHPIDAERRLHGALRAPDRLLALSVQRSTASTLEGAHA from the coding sequence GTGTCCTCGTCCCTGTACCGCCTCGGTCTGCTGATGGCCTCCCTGCGCTGGAAGATCGTCGGCGGCTGGGTCCTGCTGCTGGTGATCGTCGGCGGTCTCGCCGCGGGTCTCGGCGGCACCTTCACCTCCGACATCGAGATTCCCGGCACCGAGGGGCAGCGCGGCATCGACGCCCTGGCCAACCGCTTCCCGGAGATGGGCGGCACCGCCGGGCAGGTGGTGTTCGTCACCGAGGACGGCTCCCCGGTGGACGAGCACCAGGACCAGATCGATGCGCTGATGAGCGACATCGGAGAGGTCGAGCACGTCTCGGTCGCCCCCTCCCCCTTCGACGACCTCTCCCCCGGCACCCTCAGCGAGGACGGCACCGCGCTGATCGCCCAGTTCCAGATGGACTTCCCGACCGGGGTGTATCCCGAAGCATCTGTCGAGGAGATCAGCCGGCTGGTCGAGGAGGCCGACACCGCGGCGCTGGACGCGAACCTCGGCGGTCAGGTGCTGCACAGCTCGGAGATCCCGTTCGGCATCGGCGAGATCGCGGGCGTGATCGTGGCCCTGCTCATCCTCGCGATCGTGTTCCGCTCCCTGGTCCCCGCGGTGATCCCGATCATCACCGCGATCGTCGGCGTCGGCGTCTCGATGCTCGCCCTGGTCGCCCTCTCCGCAGGGGTCGACATCCCCTCGGTGACCACCGCGCTCGGCGCGATGCTCGGCCTCGCCGTCGGCATCGACTACGCCCTGTTCATCCTCTCCCGCCACCGCGACCAGCTCAGCCAGGGCGATGACGTCCGCGACTCGATCGGCAAGGCCCTGGCCACCTCCGGCAGCGCCGTGATCTTCGCCGGCATGACCGTGATCGTCGCCCTGGTGGGCCTGTTCATCACCGGTATCCCCTTCCTCACCGTGATGGGTGTGGCCGCGGCCGCGACCGTCGCGCTGTCCGTGGTGGTCGCGCTGACCATGCTCCCGGCGCTGCTGGGGATCTTCGGGGAGCGGCTGCGCCCGCGCCGCATCCGCCGCCGGATGCAGGAGAACGGCGGCGCCCTGCCCGCGCCCGACCCGCAGGCGGCGCCCCGCCGCAGCCTCCGCCGCAGCTGGGTGCGCCTGGTGACGAAGGTGCCCGCACTGACGATCCTGGTGGTGATCGTCGGCGTCGGCGCTCTCGCCCTGCCGATCAAGGACCTCGAGCTCGCCCTGCCGGATCTGGGCACCGAACCGCGCGGCACCGCCGCCCGCGACACCTACGATCTGGTCGCCGAGGAGTTCGGTCCCGGCTACAACGGTCCGCTGCTGGTGACGGCCGACATCATCAACACCACCGATCCGCTCGGCGTGGTCGACGAGCTCGAGAGCGACGTCGCCGCCCTCGAGAACGTCAAGGAGATCCAGCTGGCGACCCCGAACCAGGGGGCGGACATGGCCGTGGTGGTGGTGATCCCCGAGGGCGGCCCCACCGACCAGTCCACCAAGGATCTGGTCGCCGAGCTGCGGGACCGCGCCGACGGCTGGGAGCAGGAGCTGTCGATCTCCGATGTCACCGTCACCGGTGCCACCGCCGTCGGCATCGACGTCACCGACAAGCTCTCCTCCGCGCTGCTGCCCTTCGCACTGTTCGTCGTCGGTCTCTCCCTGATCCTGCTCGCCCTGGTGTTCCGCTCGATCTGGGTGCCGCTCAAGGCCTCCGTCGGCTACCTGTTCTCGGTCGCGGCGGCCTTCGGGGTGACCGCGATGGTGTTCGAGTACGGCTGGTTCAACGGCCCGCTGTTCGTCCACGTCAACGGCCCGGTCGTCTCCTTCATGCCGATCATGGTGATGGGGGTGCTGTTCGGCCTGGCGATGGACTACGAGGTGTTCCTGGTCTCGAGGATGCGCGAGGAGTTCGTGCACACCGGCGATGCCCGCGGCGCGATCGAGCGGGGCTTCACCGCGAACGCCCCGGTGGTCACCGCCGCCGCCCTGATCATGGTCTCGGTCTTCGCCGGCTTCGTCACCTCCGGCTGGTTCATGCTGCAGCCGATCGCCGTCGCCCTCGCCGTGGGCGTGCTGGTCGATGCCTTCGTGGTGCGGATGACCTTCGTGCCCGCCGTGCTCGCGCTGCTGGACCGGCACGCCTGGTGGCTGCCGGGATGGCTGTCCCGCGCGCTGCCCACGGTCGACGTCGAGGGCGAGGGCCTGGCCGCGGTGCTCGAGCACCGCCGCTGGACCCAGGAGCACGGACAGCATGCGCTGCGCCTCGAGGACACCGTCGCCCCGCTGCTGGGCGCGCCCGGCACCCTGGGTCCGCTGACCGGTGCCATCGCCCCCGGCACCCTGCTGGTGGTGCGCGCACCGGACGACGCCGCGCGCGGGACCTTCCTCGCGCTCGCCGCGGGACGTCACCGCCCCCGCTCCGGGATCCTCGCCGTCCACGACCGCCTCGCCCCCGACGACGTCGCCGCGATCCAGGGCCGCACCCACTGGATCGGTGCCGGCGAGCAGGTCTCCGAGCGCCTGGCCGGGCTCAGCGAGCACGGCCTGGACCGCACCGTCGTCGTCATCGAGCAGATCGGCGACCTCGCGCATGCCGCCGCCAGCGACGACATGCTCATCGCGCGCCTCGATGCGCTGCTGGAGGCCGGGGCCACGGTGATCGTCGGCTCCCGCAAGGACCATCCCATCGACGCCGAGCGCCGCCTGCACGGCGCGCTGCGCGCTCCCGACCGTCTGCTCGCCCTGTCCGTCCAGCGCTCCACCGCCTCGACCCTCGAAGGAGCCCACGCATGA
- a CDS encoding TetR/AcrR family transcriptional regulator, with translation MSELFEPLPESAGTRRRENTRTKLVRASLEVFVEKGIDGATVDDLVTAAGFTRGAFYSNFSTKEEVFTALFDEVTAELIAIANSSVVSAVTEAEERGSTRVTDLDDAGVMLAVFEGIRPFGRQWYLLYSDAIARSLRDEQMRAALAVQRERLRDQIGALLSSRLEASGARALLAPEDLAQLLMGIFIDLMLREQMEDRDVTELAATTILGTLHAFIAPRPR, from the coding sequence ATGAGCGAACTGTTCGAGCCGCTGCCGGAGTCCGCGGGCACCCGGCGCCGGGAGAACACCCGCACCAAGCTCGTCCGAGCCTCGCTCGAGGTCTTCGTCGAGAAGGGGATCGACGGCGCGACGGTGGATGACCTGGTCACCGCCGCCGGCTTCACCCGCGGTGCCTTCTATTCGAACTTCTCCACCAAGGAGGAGGTCTTCACCGCCCTGTTCGACGAGGTCACCGCCGAGCTCATCGCGATCGCGAACAGCTCGGTCGTCTCCGCGGTGACCGAGGCCGAGGAGCGCGGCAGCACCCGGGTCACGGACCTCGATGACGCGGGCGTCATGCTCGCGGTGTTCGAGGGGATCCGCCCCTTCGGCCGCCAGTGGTACCTGCTGTACTCGGATGCAATCGCGCGCTCCCTGCGCGACGAGCAGATGCGCGCCGCGCTCGCGGTGCAGCGGGAGCGGCTCCGGGATCAGATCGGCGCGCTGCTCTCGAGTCGGCTCGAGGCCTCCGGTGCGCGGGCCCTGCTGGCACCGGAGGATCTGGCGCAGCTGCTGATGGGCATCTTCATCGACCTGATGCTGCGTGAGCAGATGGAGGACCGCGACGTCACGGAGCTCGCCGCGACCACGATCCTGGGCACTCTGCACGCCTTCATCGCGCCGCGCCCGCGCTGA
- a CDS encoding GH25 family lysozyme, producing the protein MSSYRPRHLTPPPAAPELVGPSRRSLLRGGALGAAALGTGTATLVAPAAQAAGIFGQDVSGWQGEVDWAAQAALGSRFAYVKATEGRSYRSPAFDHQYLGAGNAGLVRGGYHFARPDSGGPEEQVDFFLNNGGGWSEDGVTLPGMLDLEGYSGLPRDYGLSRQEMREWIMGFSDRYREQTGRRPALYTNLHWWNDVVGDWTPVNSPLFLAAYREDRPTTLPGRWWGWEMWQYSTSGPFAGDSNLWFGGEEQFARFVGEYDYGAAGI; encoded by the coding sequence ATGTCGTCATACCGACCCCGCCATCTCACCCCTCCTCCTGCCGCACCCGAGCTGGTCGGCCCCTCCCGTCGTTCCCTGCTGCGAGGCGGCGCGCTCGGCGCGGCCGCTCTCGGCACGGGCACCGCGACCCTCGTCGCCCCGGCCGCTCAGGCCGCCGGCATCTTTGGGCAGGACGTCTCCGGCTGGCAGGGGGAGGTCGACTGGGCCGCTCAGGCCGCCCTCGGCTCCCGCTTCGCCTACGTCAAGGCCACCGAGGGCCGTTCGTACCGCAGTCCTGCCTTCGACCATCAGTACCTCGGGGCCGGGAACGCGGGGCTCGTGCGCGGCGGCTACCACTTCGCCCGCCCCGACTCCGGTGGACCCGAGGAGCAGGTGGACTTCTTCCTCAACAACGGCGGCGGCTGGTCCGAGGACGGCGTCACGCTGCCGGGCATGCTCGACCTCGAGGGCTACTCCGGGCTCCCGCGCGACTACGGGCTCTCCCGCCAGGAGATGCGCGAGTGGATCATGGGCTTCTCCGATCGCTACCGCGAGCAGACCGGGCGCCGACCCGCCCTCTACACGAACCTGCACTGGTGGAACGATGTGGTGGGGGACTGGACCCCGGTGAACTCCCCGCTGTTCCTCGCCGCCTACCGTGAGGACCGCCCCACGACCCTGCCGGGGCGCTGGTGGGGCTGGGAGATGTGGCAGTACTCGACCTCCGGCCCGTTCGCCGGCGACTCCAACCTCTGGTTCGGCGGCGAGGAGCAGTTCGCGCGCTTCGTCGGCGAATACGACTACGGCGCCGCAGGAATCTGA